The following coding sequences lie in one Sphingomonas sp. M1-B02 genomic window:
- a CDS encoding sensor histidine kinase, whose product MIEIPQSAAVLAGAALALLVLGATWMLFVGLRARATASDLADGNARLTALVGGSPAQAMVVRADGRIELSRRLGDWLGLDALPRELSELSGAENGLIPEDAEALAAQVTAAQKAGQPFSLSVRARGSERALLVIGERAPEDVHAPGGVVLWFLDATEAQDEINRLQRESTRLRAAFDALTSLIEAAPMPMWYRGGDLKLLMVNSAYVRAVEGKDGEDVVERGLELVEGAGLGGPLANAAIARDTGEPQTAAMPATIGGARRMLRLHDIPLPIGGVAGFAVDIEELEQLRGGMKRFGEAQRAMLDRMSAGVAQFASDRSLVFCNQPFRRMFAMKNEWLADRPEFDRVLERMREANRLPDVRDFPAWKAERREWFTAPEAVEETWSVGGTHLRVVAQPLPEGGLLLIFEDRTQQFELQREHGEMQQVRTATLESLAEAVAVFGKGRLQLWNRKFRSVWGFEDAFLDGHPQIANIVKEAGPKLTNPARAEVMGDLIRMATKDRQQRGSSIAFADGRHFELTAVPLPDGNALVTMLDTTDHHRAERALRDRNEALEASDRVKTAFVANMSYELRTPLTSIKGFTEMLHGGFAGALSEDGLGYAEAVLSSVDRLGALIDDVLDLTQSEGAPIDKVPVDLELAANSAAEAIAPLAKAKGIELVVEDLGSVGTVTGDPRRLRQVIEHLLRHAVAGTREKGRVLLHLDGTAKAARIVVSNDGPGMAPDAVARAFDRFAQGGISRSGDRALGLGLPIAKQFVEAHGGRIELLSELGEGTLVTVELPRT is encoded by the coding sequence TTGATTGAAATTCCGCAATCGGCGGCGGTGCTCGCGGGCGCCGCCCTGGCGCTGCTCGTGTTGGGCGCGACATGGATGCTGTTCGTCGGCTTGCGCGCGCGTGCGACGGCGAGCGACCTGGCCGACGGCAATGCGCGGCTGACCGCCTTGGTGGGCGGATCGCCGGCGCAGGCGATGGTGGTGCGCGCCGACGGACGGATCGAGCTTTCGCGGCGGCTGGGCGACTGGCTGGGGCTCGACGCCTTGCCGCGCGAGTTGAGCGAACTTTCCGGCGCGGAGAATGGGTTGATCCCCGAAGATGCCGAAGCGCTCGCGGCGCAGGTGACCGCCGCGCAGAAGGCGGGGCAACCGTTCAGCCTGTCGGTGCGTGCGCGCGGATCGGAGCGCGCGCTGCTGGTGATCGGCGAGCGCGCCCCCGAAGACGTGCATGCGCCGGGCGGGGTGGTGCTGTGGTTTCTCGATGCGACCGAGGCGCAGGACGAGATCAACCGGCTGCAGCGCGAATCGACCCGGCTGCGCGCGGCATTCGATGCACTGACTTCGCTGATCGAGGCGGCGCCGATGCCGATGTGGTATCGCGGCGGCGATCTGAAGCTGCTGATGGTCAACAGCGCCTATGTCCGCGCCGTCGAAGGCAAGGACGGCGAGGATGTCGTGGAGCGCGGGCTGGAGCTGGTCGAGGGCGCGGGGCTGGGCGGGCCGCTGGCCAATGCCGCGATCGCGCGCGATACCGGCGAGCCGCAGACCGCGGCGATGCCGGCGACGATCGGCGGCGCGCGGCGGATGCTGCGGCTGCACGACATACCGCTGCCGATCGGGGGCGTGGCGGGCTTCGCGGTGGACATCGAAGAACTGGAGCAGCTGCGCGGGGGGATGAAGCGCTTCGGCGAGGCGCAGCGGGCGATGCTCGACCGGATGTCTGCAGGCGTGGCGCAGTTCGCATCGGACCGCAGCCTGGTATTCTGCAACCAGCCGTTCCGCCGCATGTTTGCCATGAAGAATGAGTGGCTCGCCGACCGGCCGGAGTTCGATCGCGTGCTCGAGCGGATGCGCGAGGCCAACCGGCTGCCCGACGTGCGCGACTTTCCCGCCTGGAAGGCCGAGCGGCGCGAATGGTTTACCGCGCCCGAAGCGGTCGAGGAGACGTGGAGCGTGGGGGGCACGCATCTGCGGGTCGTCGCCCAGCCCTTGCCCGAGGGTGGGCTCTTGCTGATCTTCGAGGATCGCACCCAGCAGTTCGAGCTGCAGCGCGAACATGGCGAGATGCAGCAGGTGCGTACCGCGACGCTGGAGAGCCTGGCCGAAGCGGTCGCGGTGTTCGGCAAGGGGCGGCTGCAATTGTGGAACCGCAAGTTTCGCTCGGTCTGGGGCTTCGAGGATGCTTTCCTCGACGGGCATCCGCAGATCGCCAATATCGTCAAGGAAGCGGGACCGAAGCTGACCAACCCGGCGCGGGCGGAGGTGATGGGCGACCTGATCCGGATGGCGACGAAGGACCGGCAGCAGCGCGGCTCCAGCATCGCCTTTGCCGATGGGCGCCATTTCGAGCTGACCGCGGTGCCCCTGCCCGACGGCAATGCGCTGGTGACGATGCTCGACACCACCGATCACCACCGCGCCGAGCGGGCGCTGCGCGATCGCAACGAAGCGCTGGAGGCGTCCGACCGGGTGAAGACCGCGTTCGTGGCGAATATGAGCTATGAGCTGCGCACGCCGCTTACCTCGATCAAGGGCTTTACCGAGATGCTGCACGGCGGCTTTGCGGGGGCGTTGAGCGAGGACGGGCTGGGCTATGCCGAGGCGGTCCTGTCGTCGGTCGATCGGCTGGGGGCGCTGATCGACGATGTGCTCGACCTGACCCAGAGCGAGGGCGCGCCGATCGACAAGGTGCCGGTGGACCTGGAGCTGGCGGCGAACAGCGCCGCCGAGGCGATCGCGCCTCTGGCGAAGGCGAAGGGGATCGAGCTGGTCGTCGAGGATCTGGGCAGCGTGGGCACGGTGACCGGCGATCCGCGGCGGCTGCGCCAGGTGATCGAGCATCTGCTGCGCCACGCGGTGGCGGGGACGCGCGAGAAGGGGCGGGTGCTGCTGCATCTGGATGGCACGGCGAAGGCGGCGCGGATCGTGGTTTCGAACGACGGGCCGGGGATGGCGCCGGATGCGGTGGCGCGGGCATTCGATCGCTTTGCGCAGGGCGGAATTTCGCGCAGCGGCGATCGCGCGCTGGGGCTGGGGCTGCCGATCGCGAAGCAGTTCGTGGAAGCGCATGGCGGGCGGATCGAATTGCTGTCCGAGCTGGGCGAGGGGACGCTGGTGACGGTGGAGTTGCCGCGGACGTGA
- the ahcY gene encoding adenosylhomocysteinase encodes MATVLDKKNDYVIADIALAEFGRKEIEIAETEMPGLMSLRSEFGASQPLKGARITGSLHMTIQTAVLIETLTALGAQVRWATCNIFSTQDHAAAAIAATGVPVFAVKGESLADYWDYVGDIFNWGADTDGTTANIILDDGGDATMFALWGAKLEAGATLGEPENDEEVEFQRALKAFIAKYPGYLTETVKNLKGVSEETTTGVHRLYEIAKKGELPFPAINVNDSVTKSKFDNLYGCKESLVDAIRRATDVMLAGKVACVAGFGDVGKGSAQSLRNGGARVMVTEVDPICALQAAMEGFEVVTMEEAVQRADIFCTATGNADVITADHMRAMKPMAIVCNIGHFDSEIQIAALSNYEWDEVKPGTDLVKFPDGKQIIILAKGRLVNLGCATGHPSFVMSASFTNQTLAQIELFTKGENYKNEVYVLPKHLDEKVAALHLEKLGVKLSKLTPKQAGYIGVPVEGPFKPDHYRY; translated from the coding sequence GTGGCAACCGTGCTCGACAAAAAGAACGACTATGTGATCGCGGACATCGCGCTCGCCGAATTCGGCCGCAAGGAAATCGAAATCGCCGAGACCGAGATGCCCGGCCTGATGAGCCTGCGCAGCGAATTCGGCGCATCACAGCCGCTCAAGGGCGCGCGGATCACCGGTTCGCTCCACATGACGATCCAGACCGCGGTGCTGATCGAAACGCTGACCGCGCTAGGCGCGCAGGTGCGTTGGGCGACCTGCAACATCTTCTCGACCCAGGATCATGCCGCCGCCGCGATCGCCGCGACCGGCGTGCCGGTGTTCGCCGTGAAGGGCGAGAGCCTGGCCGATTATTGGGACTATGTCGGCGACATCTTCAACTGGGGCGCCGATACCGACGGCACCACCGCCAACATCATCCTGGACGATGGCGGCGACGCGACGATGTTCGCGCTCTGGGGCGCCAAGCTCGAAGCCGGCGCGACTCTGGGCGAGCCGGAGAATGACGAGGAAGTCGAGTTCCAGCGCGCGCTCAAGGCCTTCATCGCGAAATATCCGGGCTACCTGACCGAGACGGTCAAGAATCTGAAGGGCGTTTCGGAAGAGACGACCACCGGCGTGCACCGCCTGTACGAGATCGCGAAGAAGGGCGAGCTGCCTTTCCCCGCGATCAACGTGAACGATTCGGTGACGAAGTCGAAGTTCGACAATCTTTATGGCTGCAAGGAATCGCTGGTCGACGCGATCCGCCGCGCCACCGACGTGATGCTCGCCGGCAAGGTTGCCTGCGTTGCCGGCTTCGGTGACGTCGGCAAGGGTTCGGCCCAGTCGCTCCGCAACGGCGGCGCGCGCGTGATGGTCACCGAAGTCGATCCGATCTGCGCATTGCAGGCGGCGATGGAAGGCTTCGAAGTCGTGACGATGGAAGAGGCCGTGCAGCGCGCCGACATCTTCTGCACCGCGACCGGCAATGCCGACGTGATCACCGCCGATCATATGCGCGCGATGAAGCCGATGGCGATCGTCTGCAACATCGGCCACTTCGATTCGGAGATCCAGATCGCCGCGCTCAGCAATTATGAGTGGGACGAAGTGAAGCCGGGCACCGACCTGGTGAAGTTCCCCGACGGCAAGCAGATCATCATCCTCGCCAAGGGTCGTCTCGTGAACCTCGGCTGCGCGACGGGCCATCCGTCGTTCGTGATGTCGGCATCGTTCACGAACCAGACGCTGGCGCAGATCGAGCTCTTCACCAAGGGTGAGAACTACAAGAACGAAGTCTATGTTCTGCCGAAGCATCTCGACGAGAAGGTCGCAGCGCTACATCTCGAGAAGCTGGGCGTGAAGCTTTCGAAGCTTACCCCCAAGCAGGCCGGCTATATCGGCGTGCCGGTCGAAGGGCCGTTCAAGCCCGACCACTACCGCTACTAA
- a CDS encoding DUF4411 family protein: protein MPYLIDTDAIVHIADRPDGDAVYQTLIHLVGAGELRTVEQVFDELRRWPDIQSLFQPLKKEMIVEQYIPEVMNHVGYISENFDFLFDLTGAKNPDPADPWLIGCAKHYDYTLVTDERKQSTKRIPFVCRQQGVDVLCISGTELVWSVHGKS, encoded by the coding sequence GTGCCTTACCTTATTGATACCGACGCCATCGTGCATATCGCTGATAGGCCCGACGGAGATGCGGTCTATCAAACCTTGATTCACCTTGTCGGGGCGGGTGAACTTAGGACTGTCGAGCAAGTCTTTGATGAGCTTCGAAGGTGGCCGGATATCCAATCATTGTTTCAGCCGCTAAAGAAGGAAATGATAGTCGAGCAATACATTCCGGAAGTGATGAACCACGTTGGGTACATTTCGGAGAATTTCGACTTCTTGTTTGATCTCACTGGAGCAAAAAATCCCGATCCCGCTGATCCTTGGCTGATTGGATGTGCAAAGCACTATGACTATACCCTTGTCACCGATGAGCGAAAACAGAGCACCAAACGGATCCCGTTTGTCTGCCGACAGCAAGGCGTGGACGTGCTATGTATCTCGGGCACCGAACTCGTTTGGAGCGTGCATGGAAAATCCTGA
- a CDS encoding XRE family transcriptional regulator codes for MTQIAVKKEMLTWAREFRGLTIDEAAERLSLPAEDIVALEAGAPMNLTQFRRYANKLRIPLATFLRQTAPETPPVPLDFRTYEGRPATLGFDARLAISYAYTIEQNILELVETDAAPPTPVLPRLRLTEDAAEAGERERRRLNVGHAAQISWDTQSAFRTWRTVIEDAGAYVLQRKFELKDCKGFTIFRNPNAPIIMINKSEEFETAKIFTMAHEYAHLLLRQPGISDLNERNPVEAFCNRFAAGFLMPRALIRELLPYWPDHPIQWAFDDIARWARKLKVSQQALSLRLEQLGVAPVGFFQMLVSQQAHANTRESAGGNAVSTQVSEIGYRFTRAVLNAEDEARISASEASEMLDVAPKHFALIKDRLDQQFFNVNAGLGALPY; via the coding sequence GTGACGCAAATTGCCGTCAAGAAAGAGATGCTGACTTGGGCTAGAGAGTTCCGCGGCCTCACGATTGATGAGGCCGCGGAGCGGCTATCTCTGCCCGCCGAGGATATCGTTGCGCTTGAAGCGGGCGCACCCATGAATCTTACGCAATTCAGGCGCTATGCGAACAAGCTGCGCATCCCACTTGCTACATTCTTAAGGCAGACCGCACCCGAGACCCCGCCGGTCCCGCTCGACTTCCGCACATATGAAGGGAGACCAGCGACGCTCGGTTTCGACGCCCGGTTGGCGATCAGTTACGCTTACACAATCGAGCAAAACATCCTCGAATTGGTCGAGACCGACGCAGCTCCTCCCACGCCAGTGCTGCCAAGATTGCGGCTCACCGAAGACGCAGCCGAGGCTGGCGAGCGAGAGCGACGAAGGCTCAACGTTGGACATGCTGCTCAAATCAGCTGGGACACACAAAGCGCTTTTCGCACTTGGCGGACGGTCATTGAAGACGCTGGCGCTTACGTGCTGCAACGCAAGTTTGAATTGAAGGACTGCAAAGGGTTCACGATATTCAGAAACCCGAACGCTCCGATTATTATGATCAATAAGTCGGAGGAGTTTGAGACCGCCAAGATTTTCACGATGGCCCACGAATACGCCCACCTCCTTTTGCGTCAGCCTGGCATATCTGATCTGAACGAACGAAACCCTGTCGAGGCGTTCTGCAACCGCTTCGCCGCAGGGTTTCTGATGCCGCGCGCGTTGATTCGAGAATTGTTGCCGTATTGGCCTGATCACCCGATTCAGTGGGCGTTTGACGATATAGCTCGTTGGGCGCGCAAGCTTAAGGTCAGTCAGCAAGCCCTGTCTCTTCGGCTTGAGCAGTTGGGGGTCGCCCCCGTTGGATTTTTCCAAATGCTGGTCAGTCAGCAAGCGCACGCTAACACCCGCGAAAGTGCGGGCGGAAACGCCGTATCCACTCAGGTCTCAGAGATCGGATATCGTTTTACGCGCGCTGTGCTGAATGCGGAGGATGAGGCTCGAATAAGCGCTTCAGAAGCATCTGAAATGCTTGACGTCGCCCCTAAGCATTTCGCCTTGATCAAGGATCGGCTTGATCAGCAATTTTTCAACGTAAACGCGGGGCTCGGTGCCTTACCTTATTGA
- a CDS encoding IS1595 family transposase — MSVLSQPRFHDEAKAFEYLEDLIWADGKVCPHCGIVNGRVYDLAGVRSKPSKKNPEGVVRHGLKKCGECRKQFTVKVGTVFEDAKLPLHKMLQAVHLMMSSKKGISSHQLSRILEIQYNSAWFLSHRIREAMRSGDLAPFGSGGGMVEVDETYIGRKKGAGYKGGGGSHKMKVLALVDRETGRSRAMVIDSTTRAAIEPIVLANLAKEARLMTDEALLYKKIGVNFADHQVVRHYGNEYVRGEAHTNTVEGYFSIFKRGMRGVYQHCGEQHLHRYVAEFNFRYDNRVGNGVDDRQRADIALKGIVGKRLTYKSADEQ, encoded by the coding sequence ATGTCCGTCCTTTCCCAGCCCCGCTTTCACGACGAAGCCAAGGCTTTCGAGTATCTGGAAGACCTGATCTGGGCGGACGGCAAAGTCTGCCCGCACTGCGGCATTGTGAACGGTCGCGTTTACGATCTCGCGGGCGTCCGCTCCAAGCCGAGCAAGAAGAATCCGGAAGGCGTTGTGCGCCACGGCCTCAAGAAGTGTGGCGAGTGCCGCAAGCAGTTCACGGTCAAGGTCGGCACGGTTTTCGAGGATGCCAAGCTCCCGCTCCACAAGATGCTCCAGGCCGTTCACCTGATGATGTCGAGCAAGAAGGGCATCAGTTCGCACCAGCTCAGCCGCATTCTCGAAATCCAGTATAATTCGGCGTGGTTCCTGTCGCATCGCATCCGCGAAGCCATGCGCTCCGGCGATCTTGCCCCGTTCGGTTCGGGCGGCGGCATGGTTGAGGTCGATGAGACCTACATCGGTCGCAAGAAGGGCGCGGGCTACAAGGGTGGCGGCGGAAGCCACAAGATGAAGGTTCTGGCGCTCGTTGACCGCGAGACTGGCCGGTCGCGCGCTATGGTGATCGACTCCACGACGCGCGCCGCGATTGAGCCGATCGTACTGGCGAACCTCGCCAAGGAAGCGCGCCTGATGACCGACGAAGCGCTGCTCTATAAGAAGATTGGCGTGAACTTCGCGGACCATCAGGTCGTACGCCACTACGGCAACGAATACGTTCGTGGCGAGGCTCACACCAACACCGTCGAGGGTTATTTCAGCATTTTCAAACGCGGAATGCGCGGCGTTTATCAGCACTGCGGCGAGCAGCACCTTCACCGCTACGTTGCGGAGTTCAATTTCCGCTATGACAACCGCGTCGGCAACGGCGTGGATGATCGCCAGCGCGCCGACATCGCGCTCAAGGGCATCGTCGGCAAGCGTCTCACTTATAAGTCAGCTGACGAGCAATAG
- a CDS encoding YqgE/AlgH family protein, translated as MESTPYLTGQFLLAMPGIGDPRFARAVIAMCAHDEDGALGIGIGETIDGLGLHDLLKQFEIDPGEAPDRPVHFGGPVEPRRGFVLHSTDWGGQDTIDVGGRWALSGTIDVLRAIAEGKGPSQWLVALGYAGWDEGQLDEEMTRHGWFNTEADTELLYGVEADDRWAKGFAAAGIDPRLLASSTGTA; from the coding sequence ATGGAGTCGACGCCCTATCTTACCGGACAATTTCTGCTGGCGATGCCCGGCATCGGCGACCCGCGCTTCGCCCGCGCGGTGATCGCGATGTGCGCGCATGACGAGGATGGCGCGCTGGGCATCGGCATCGGCGAGACGATCGACGGGCTGGGGCTGCACGATCTGCTCAAGCAGTTCGAGATCGATCCGGGCGAGGCGCCCGACCGGCCGGTGCATTTCGGCGGGCCGGTGGAGCCGCGGCGCGGATTCGTGCTGCATTCGACCGACTGGGGTGGGCAGGACACGATCGACGTCGGCGGCCGCTGGGCGCTTTCGGGCACGATCGACGTGCTGCGGGCGATCGCCGAGGGCAAGGGCCCGAGCCAGTGGCTGGTCGCGCTGGGCTATGCCGGCTGGGACGAGGGGCAGCTGGACGAAGAGATGACGCGGCACGGCTGGTTCAACACCGAGGCGGATACCGAGCTTCTGTACGGCGTGGAGGCCGATGACCGCTGGGCGAAAGGATTCGCCGCGGCGGGGATCGATCCGCGGTTGTTGGCAAGCAGCACGGGAACCGCCTGA
- a CDS encoding peroxiredoxin has product MTIQIGDRIPSTTFIKVNESDPEPVDSDSFFAGRKVALFSVPGAFTPTCSAKHLPGFVEKADALKAKGVDEIACTAVNDAFVMGAWGQASGVDGKVTMLADGNGAFPKAVGLEMDGSKFGMGGRGQRFSMLVNDGVVEQLNVEAPGQFEVSSADYMLGRL; this is encoded by the coding sequence ATGACCATCCAGATCGGCGATCGCATTCCCAGCACCACCTTCATCAAGGTCAATGAGAGCGACCCCGAGCCGGTCGATTCGGACAGCTTCTTCGCGGGCCGCAAGGTTGCGCTCTTCTCGGTCCCCGGCGCCTTCACCCCGACCTGCTCGGCCAAGCATCTGCCGGGTTTCGTCGAAAAGGCCGACGCGCTGAAGGCCAAGGGCGTCGACGAGATCGCCTGCACCGCGGTCAACGACGCCTTCGTGATGGGCGCCTGGGGCCAGGCCTCGGGGGTCGACGGCAAGGTCACGATGCTCGCCGACGGCAACGGCGCCTTCCCCAAGGCGGTCGGGCTCGAGATGGACGGCAGCAAGTTCGGCATGGGCGGCCGCGGCCAGCGCTTCTCGATGCTGGTCAATGACGGCGTCGTCGAGCAACTCAATGTGGAGGCGCCGGGCCAGTTCGAAGTCAGTTCGGCCGATTATATGCTCGGCCGGCTGTAA
- a CDS encoding AMP nucleosidase, which translates to MTQASDIVAELDRLYRASVERLQASLTLYLTEGTPPDPQSRHDGSFAYPEISVRYRGGTNRPVPRRSFGRLVEPGDYRISVTKPAMFADYLTEQLTFLIEDYEVEVSARPGRQEIPFPYVLDPGHALSLDEVSAIDIARHFPATELAHIGDEIADGLWISSDDTRPLALFDALRTDFSLARLRHYTGTPTEHFQQYILFTNYHRYVDEFVRFACNQLGPQENGQPSRFTSVSGAGGILVEAGDDTDRLLNDSSAWRRHQMPAYHLMAEGRTGITLVNIGVGPSNAKTITDHLAVLRPEAWLMIGHCGGLRPSQRIGDYVLAHAYLRDDHIMDDVLPPEIPIPAIAEVQLALARAAETVSGQSGDELKQRLRTGTIVTTDDRNWELRYSATALRFSLSRAVGVDMESATLAAQGYRFRVPYGTLLCVSDKPLHGELKLPGQANRFYERAINEHLRIGIETCEELRREGAKLHSRKLRAFNEPPFR; encoded by the coding sequence ATGACCCAAGCATCCGATATCGTCGCCGAACTCGATCGCCTGTACCGCGCATCGGTCGAGCGGCTCCAGGCTTCTCTCACGCTATACCTCACCGAAGGCACCCCGCCTGACCCGCAATCGCGGCATGACGGCAGCTTCGCCTACCCCGAAATCAGCGTCCGCTATCGCGGCGGCACCAATCGCCCCGTCCCGCGCCGCTCGTTCGGTCGCCTCGTCGAGCCGGGCGACTATCGGATCAGCGTCACCAAGCCGGCGATGTTCGCCGACTATCTCACCGAACAGCTCACCTTCCTGATCGAGGATTATGAGGTCGAGGTCTCTGCCCGCCCGGGGCGCCAGGAAATCCCCTTCCCCTATGTCCTCGATCCGGGCCACGCGCTGAGCCTCGACGAAGTCTCGGCGATCGACATTGCCCGCCACTTCCCCGCCACCGAGCTCGCCCATATCGGCGACGAGATCGCCGACGGCCTGTGGATCTCCAGCGACGACACCCGCCCGCTGGCGCTGTTCGATGCGCTGCGCACCGATTTCTCGCTGGCCCGCCTCCGCCACTATACCGGCACGCCGACCGAGCATTTCCAGCAATATATCCTGTTCACCAACTATCACCGCTATGTCGACGAGTTCGTGCGCTTCGCCTGCAACCAGCTCGGTCCTCAGGAAAATGGCCAGCCGAGCCGCTTCACCTCCGTCTCGGGCGCCGGCGGCATCCTCGTCGAGGCCGGCGACGACACCGATCGCCTGCTCAACGACAGCAGCGCCTGGCGCCGCCACCAGATGCCGGCCTACCATCTGATGGCCGAGGGCCGCACCGGCATCACCCTCGTCAACATCGGCGTCGGCCCGTCCAACGCCAAGACGATCACCGATCACCTCGCAGTGCTGCGCCCCGAGGCATGGCTGATGATCGGGCATTGCGGCGGCCTACGTCCCAGCCAGCGGATCGGCGACTATGTCCTCGCCCACGCCTATCTGCGCGACGATCACATCATGGACGACGTCCTGCCCCCCGAAATCCCGATCCCCGCGATTGCCGAGGTCCAGCTCGCGCTCGCCCGCGCCGCCGAGACCGTCTCGGGCCAGTCGGGCGACGAGCTCAAGCAGCGCCTGCGCACCGGCACGATCGTCACCACCGACGATCGCAACTGGGAGCTGCGCTACTCCGCGACCGCACTCCGCTTCTCGCTAAGCCGCGCCGTCGGCGTCGACATGGAGTCCGCCACCCTCGCCGCCCAGGGCTATCGCTTCCGCGTCCCCTACGGCACCTTGCTCTGCGTCTCGGACAAGCCGCTCCACGGCGAGCTCAAGCTCCCGGGGCAAGCAAACCGTTTCTACGAGCGCGCGATCAACGAGCATCTCCGCATCGGCATCGAGACGTGCGAAGAACTCCGCCGCGAAGGCGCCAAGCTCCACAGCCGCAAGCTGCGCGCGTTCAACGAGCCGCCGTTTCGCTAA